The Ooceraea biroi isolate clonal line C1 chromosome 11, Obir_v5.4, whole genome shotgun sequence genome includes a region encoding these proteins:
- the LOC105278645 gene encoding uncharacterized protein LOC105278645 isoform X1, producing the protein MNRENEEQRPVPQTLCSALQKEPNCKCLVLTVLIYGCLAAVTWCRCANVTKIMVNFTKFPIKSTKQVSSPCDDGYIYIPVAFMGMLYLVYLVECYHSPIRIDLLHAESQDSVLSKLAQLKMAQPRIWWKAISYHYVRRKRQITRYRNGDNYTTTQVYYERVNTHSATSHYYYDYCGVKDISKELILEPKIPITKIMLTKGFAFSNIRSATEFEEARSRFFAEQELSDNYMEMREGLDLGYNVNTMLVAVLGNPWFTNRYVYWCLSALLLSWPLRMIIEYKTQYADYQVTKLFGVNYDTPTSSEPIHASMSQLSQPGSYMLAPSYSEALLMDPATPRSDGPAPDQQNWPTQTAEANVATDMVPSYSEALLYERAEQHDQPTVVVNVAESGNADVAATTTTTCHNVGDATAQTTLPGMPCECHCPCPCHENAKSYNVRMNERSYVEANPSSESLHVSKHPPTASVVNDAFESEMAALRTTADGRLHPPAARMAQGVPPCSTDNLQVDASPSKCSSCGRTSASTQTINPDQFSARKSVRNKSSGSSQTDFTFVGFEREHGAIPRDISEPNLRSRTEQANAYPKSNIRSLENILEEELAASASKAFLSADARLPRPYAFEQRQRRFPVSRRSLSLDETDPELSPTRHAHDNGAIPKYEPRSRITVNPMSNEACWKLPNSKTYFCLKSILKQNRRRYTLVTADEFQNLADANRDRECVDSSFGRGEKIDEIQPDKPTPIDRPRSRERLNPRRRMPSFEEFMSERSRAYAGDQKREGFRTLIFASPIQEVCPGDPFRGKNIVPVASSMERGFRENPAHPSRSSIDRDAFRSHILNDYPGEWGVSADPRRSSSVAYPSLVVRPSYRYSEREFHYHTHARFNETSTPVNVADNASRMEAPRAYRNEFAFPNTLEHRAGSRSMLQSPRSEQPTPSRLGEDRPVISYTPSRQHQRANYVPSTGLTRSLTERRPRLARTDKNFRRSFTGRVEDYRAEYARSTRRNFSMETSL; encoded by the exons ATGAATCGAGAAAACGAGGAA CAGCGACCGGTCCCTCAGACGCTGTGCAGCGCGCTGCAAAAGGAACCGAACTGTAAATGCCTGGTGCTGACCGTGCTCATATACGGTTGCCTTGCCGCAGTAACCTGGTGCAGATGCGCCAACGTCACCAAG ATCATGGTCAACTTTACCAAGTTTCCTATCAAAAGCACAAAGCAGGTATCGTCGCCTTGCGACGACGGCTACATATATATTCCG GTGGCATTTATGGGGATGCTGTATCTGGTTTATCTGGTGGAGTGCTACCACTCGCCGATCAGAATCGATTTGCTGCACGCGGAGAGCCAGGACAGCGTGTTATCCAAATTGGCGCAGCTAAAGATGGCACAGCCGCGGATATGGTGGAAGGCCATTTCCTATCACTATGTGCGCAGGAAACGGCAGATCACCCGTTACAGAAACGGGGATAACTATACCACCACACAG GTCTATTACGAGAGGGTGAACACGCACTCGGCCACTTCTCACTACTATTACGACTACTGCGGTGTGAAGGATATCAGCAAGGAGCTGATACTTGAACCGAAGATACCGATCACGAAAATCATGCTCACCAAGGGCTTCGCGTTCTCGAACATAAGGTCCGCTACGGAATTCGAGGAGGCGCGATCGCGATTTTTCGCTGAGCAA GAACTCAGTGATAATTATATGGAGATGAGAGAAGGACTCGATCTTGGATACAACGTTAACACGATGCTGGTCGCTGTTCTCGGTAATCCCTGGTTCACGAATCGCTACGTTTACTGGTGCCTGAGCGCGTTGCTGCTCAGCTGGCCTCTGAGGATGATCATCGAATACAAAACGCAGTATGCCGATTATCAG GTGACAAAACTATTCGGCGTGAATTACGACACACCAACGTCAAGCGAGCCGATCCACGCGTCCATGAGCCAGCTGAGCCAGCCGGGATCTTACATGCTGGCGCCCAGTTACAGCGAGGCGTTGCTGATGGATCCGGCGACGCCTCGCAGTGACGGACCCGCGCCAGATCAACAGAACTGGCCGACGCAAACAGCGGAGGCAAACGTCGCGACTGACATGGTGCCCAGCTACTCCGAGGCGCTTCTCTACGAACGCGCCGAACAACATGATCAACCGACCGTGGTCGTGAACGTTGCCGAAAGCGGAAATGCGGATGtagcggcgacgacgacgacgacttgCCACAACGTAGGCGATGCAACCGCGCAAACGACGTTACCGGGGATGCCGTGCGAGTGCCACTGTCCCTGCCCGTGCCACGAGAATGCCAAGAGCTACAACGTGCGGATGAACGAGCGCAGTTACGTCGAGGCCAATCCCAGCAGCGAAAGTCTGCACGTCAGCAAGCATCCGCCGACAGCAAGCGTCGTGAACGATGCGTTTGAGAGCGAGATGGCGGCGTTAAGGACAACGGCCGATGGTCGGCTGCATCCTCCAGCGGCCAGGATGGCACAGGGTGTGCCACCCTGTTCCACAGACAATCTCCAGGTCGATGCGTCGCCGAGCAAGTGCAGTAGCTGCGGCAGGACCTCCGCGAGCACGCAGACGATCAACCCCGATCAATTCTCCGCTCGAAAATCCGTGAGAAACAAATCGAGCGGCAGCTCGCAGACGGACTTCACCTTCGTCGGGTTCGAGAGGGAACACGGAGCCATACCGCGCGACATCTCCGAGCCCAACTTGAGGTCGCGGACGGAACAGGCGAACGCGTATCCGAAGAGTAATATCAGGAGTCTGGAGAACATCCTGGAGGAGGAACTCGCAGCGAGCGCGAGCAAAGCTTTCCTCAGTGCGGATGCGCGTCTGCCAAGACCCTACGCCTTCGAGCAACGCCAGCGGAGATTTCCGGTCTCCCgtcgctcgctctcgctcgaCGAAACGGACCCCGAGCTCTCCCCGACGAGACACGCGCACGACAACGGGGCCATCCCGAAGTACGAGCCGCGCAGCAGGATCACGGTGAACCCTATGTCGAACGAGGCCTGCTGGAAGCTGCCAAACTCCAAGACGTACTTCTGCCTCAAGTCGATCTTGAAGCAGAACAGGCGGAGGTACACGCTCGTCACCGCGGACGAGTTCCAGAACCTGGCCGACGCGAACAGGGACCGCGAGTGCGTCGACAGCAGCTTCGGCAGGGGCGAAAAGATCGACGAGATTCAACCTGACAAACCCACGCCCATTGATCGCCCACGCTCGAGGGAGAGATTGAACCCACGGAGAAGGATGCCGTCGTTCGAGGAGTTCATGTCGGAACGAAGCAGAGCCTACGCTGGCGATCAGAAACGCGAGGGTTTCAG GACACTGATCTTCGCCAGCCCGATACAGGAGGTCTGTCCAGGAGATCCTTTCCGTGGCAAGAACATCGTACCGGTCGCAAGCTCGATGGAACGTGGCTTCCGAGAGAATCCCGCTCACCCGAGTAgatcatcgatcgatcgcgacgcCTTTCGATCGCACATTCTGAACGACTATCCTGGAGAATGGGGCGTCTCAGCGGATCCACGACGGTCCAGCAGCGTCGCgtacccgtcgctcgttgtgcGGCCCTCGTATCGCTACTCGGAGAGAGAATTCCACTATCACACGCACGCCAGGTTCAACGAGACGTCAACTCCGGTCAACGTGGCCGATAATGCCAGCAGAATGGAGGCACCGCGAGCGTATCGGAACGAATTTGCATTCCCGAACACCCTCGAGCATCGCGCGGGCAGCAGGTCGATGCTCCAAAGCCCGCGCAGCGAGCAACCGACTCCCAGCAGACTCGGCGAGGACCGCCCAGTGATCTCGTACACGCCGAGCAGACAGCACCAGCGGGCCAACTACGTACCGTCCACCGGCTTGACCAGGTCGCTCACCGAGCGGCGTCCCCGGCTCGCCCGCACCGACAAGAACTTCCGCAGGAGCTTCACGGGCCGGGTGGAGGATTACAGAGCGGAATACGCCAGGTCTACGCGAAGGAACTTCAGCATGGAGACCTCCTTGTAA
- the LOC105278645 gene encoding uncharacterized protein LOC105278645 isoform X2: MNRENEEQRPVPQTLCSALQKEPNCKCLVLTVLIYGCLAAVTWCRCANVTKIMVNFTKFPIKSTKQVSSPCDDGYIYIPVAFMGMLYLVYLVECYHSPIRIDLLHAESQDSVLSKLAQLKMAQPRIWWKAISYHYVRRKRQITRYRNGDNYTTTQVYYERVNTHSATSHYYYDYCGVKDISKELILEPKIPITKIMLTKGFAFSNIRSATEFEEARSRFFAEQELSDNYMEMREGLDLGYNVNTMLVAVLGNPWFTNRYVYWCLSALLLSWPLRMIIEYKTQYADYQVTKLFGVNYDTPTSSEPIHASMSQLSQPGSYMLAPSYSEALLMDPATPRSDGPAPDQQNWPTQTAEANVATDMVPSYSEALLYERAEQHDQPTVVVNVAESGNADVAATTTTTCHNVGDATAQTTLPGMPCECHCPCPCHENAKSYNVRMNERSYVEANPSSESLHVSKHPPTASVVNDAFESEMAALRTTADGRLHPPAARMAQGVPPCSTDNLQVDASPSKCSSCGRTSASTQTINPDQFSARKSVRNKSSGSSQTDFTFVGFEREHGAIPRDISEPNLRSRTEQANAYPKSNIRSLENILEEELAASASKAFLSADARLPRPYAFEQRQRRFPVSRRSLSLDETDPELSPTRHAHDNGAIPKYEPRSRITVNPMSNEACWKLPNSKTYFCLKSILKQNRRRYTLVTADEFQNLADANRDRECVDSSFGRGEKIDEIQPDKPTPIDRPRSRERLNPRRRMPSFEEFMSERSRAYAGDQKREGFSPIQEVCPGDPFRGKNIVPVASSMERGFRENPAHPSRSSIDRDAFRSHILNDYPGEWGVSADPRRSSSVAYPSLVVRPSYRYSEREFHYHTHARFNETSTPVNVADNASRMEAPRAYRNEFAFPNTLEHRAGSRSMLQSPRSEQPTPSRLGEDRPVISYTPSRQHQRANYVPSTGLTRSLTERRPRLARTDKNFRRSFTGRVEDYRAEYARSTRRNFSMETSL, encoded by the exons ATGAATCGAGAAAACGAGGAA CAGCGACCGGTCCCTCAGACGCTGTGCAGCGCGCTGCAAAAGGAACCGAACTGTAAATGCCTGGTGCTGACCGTGCTCATATACGGTTGCCTTGCCGCAGTAACCTGGTGCAGATGCGCCAACGTCACCAAG ATCATGGTCAACTTTACCAAGTTTCCTATCAAAAGCACAAAGCAGGTATCGTCGCCTTGCGACGACGGCTACATATATATTCCG GTGGCATTTATGGGGATGCTGTATCTGGTTTATCTGGTGGAGTGCTACCACTCGCCGATCAGAATCGATTTGCTGCACGCGGAGAGCCAGGACAGCGTGTTATCCAAATTGGCGCAGCTAAAGATGGCACAGCCGCGGATATGGTGGAAGGCCATTTCCTATCACTATGTGCGCAGGAAACGGCAGATCACCCGTTACAGAAACGGGGATAACTATACCACCACACAG GTCTATTACGAGAGGGTGAACACGCACTCGGCCACTTCTCACTACTATTACGACTACTGCGGTGTGAAGGATATCAGCAAGGAGCTGATACTTGAACCGAAGATACCGATCACGAAAATCATGCTCACCAAGGGCTTCGCGTTCTCGAACATAAGGTCCGCTACGGAATTCGAGGAGGCGCGATCGCGATTTTTCGCTGAGCAA GAACTCAGTGATAATTATATGGAGATGAGAGAAGGACTCGATCTTGGATACAACGTTAACACGATGCTGGTCGCTGTTCTCGGTAATCCCTGGTTCACGAATCGCTACGTTTACTGGTGCCTGAGCGCGTTGCTGCTCAGCTGGCCTCTGAGGATGATCATCGAATACAAAACGCAGTATGCCGATTATCAG GTGACAAAACTATTCGGCGTGAATTACGACACACCAACGTCAAGCGAGCCGATCCACGCGTCCATGAGCCAGCTGAGCCAGCCGGGATCTTACATGCTGGCGCCCAGTTACAGCGAGGCGTTGCTGATGGATCCGGCGACGCCTCGCAGTGACGGACCCGCGCCAGATCAACAGAACTGGCCGACGCAAACAGCGGAGGCAAACGTCGCGACTGACATGGTGCCCAGCTACTCCGAGGCGCTTCTCTACGAACGCGCCGAACAACATGATCAACCGACCGTGGTCGTGAACGTTGCCGAAAGCGGAAATGCGGATGtagcggcgacgacgacgacgacttgCCACAACGTAGGCGATGCAACCGCGCAAACGACGTTACCGGGGATGCCGTGCGAGTGCCACTGTCCCTGCCCGTGCCACGAGAATGCCAAGAGCTACAACGTGCGGATGAACGAGCGCAGTTACGTCGAGGCCAATCCCAGCAGCGAAAGTCTGCACGTCAGCAAGCATCCGCCGACAGCAAGCGTCGTGAACGATGCGTTTGAGAGCGAGATGGCGGCGTTAAGGACAACGGCCGATGGTCGGCTGCATCCTCCAGCGGCCAGGATGGCACAGGGTGTGCCACCCTGTTCCACAGACAATCTCCAGGTCGATGCGTCGCCGAGCAAGTGCAGTAGCTGCGGCAGGACCTCCGCGAGCACGCAGACGATCAACCCCGATCAATTCTCCGCTCGAAAATCCGTGAGAAACAAATCGAGCGGCAGCTCGCAGACGGACTTCACCTTCGTCGGGTTCGAGAGGGAACACGGAGCCATACCGCGCGACATCTCCGAGCCCAACTTGAGGTCGCGGACGGAACAGGCGAACGCGTATCCGAAGAGTAATATCAGGAGTCTGGAGAACATCCTGGAGGAGGAACTCGCAGCGAGCGCGAGCAAAGCTTTCCTCAGTGCGGATGCGCGTCTGCCAAGACCCTACGCCTTCGAGCAACGCCAGCGGAGATTTCCGGTCTCCCgtcgctcgctctcgctcgaCGAAACGGACCCCGAGCTCTCCCCGACGAGACACGCGCACGACAACGGGGCCATCCCGAAGTACGAGCCGCGCAGCAGGATCACGGTGAACCCTATGTCGAACGAGGCCTGCTGGAAGCTGCCAAACTCCAAGACGTACTTCTGCCTCAAGTCGATCTTGAAGCAGAACAGGCGGAGGTACACGCTCGTCACCGCGGACGAGTTCCAGAACCTGGCCGACGCGAACAGGGACCGCGAGTGCGTCGACAGCAGCTTCGGCAGGGGCGAAAAGATCGACGAGATTCAACCTGACAAACCCACGCCCATTGATCGCCCACGCTCGAGGGAGAGATTGAACCCACGGAGAAGGATGCCGTCGTTCGAGGAGTTCATGTCGGAACGAAGCAGAGCCTACGCTGGCGATCAGAAACGCGAGGGTTTCAG CCCGATACAGGAGGTCTGTCCAGGAGATCCTTTCCGTGGCAAGAACATCGTACCGGTCGCAAGCTCGATGGAACGTGGCTTCCGAGAGAATCCCGCTCACCCGAGTAgatcatcgatcgatcgcgacgcCTTTCGATCGCACATTCTGAACGACTATCCTGGAGAATGGGGCGTCTCAGCGGATCCACGACGGTCCAGCAGCGTCGCgtacccgtcgctcgttgtgcGGCCCTCGTATCGCTACTCGGAGAGAGAATTCCACTATCACACGCACGCCAGGTTCAACGAGACGTCAACTCCGGTCAACGTGGCCGATAATGCCAGCAGAATGGAGGCACCGCGAGCGTATCGGAACGAATTTGCATTCCCGAACACCCTCGAGCATCGCGCGGGCAGCAGGTCGATGCTCCAAAGCCCGCGCAGCGAGCAACCGACTCCCAGCAGACTCGGCGAGGACCGCCCAGTGATCTCGTACACGCCGAGCAGACAGCACCAGCGGGCCAACTACGTACCGTCCACCGGCTTGACCAGGTCGCTCACCGAGCGGCGTCCCCGGCTCGCCCGCACCGACAAGAACTTCCGCAGGAGCTTCACGGGCCGGGTGGAGGATTACAGAGCGGAATACGCCAGGTCTACGCGAAGGAACTTCAGCATGGAGACCTCCTTGTAA
- the LOC105278643 gene encoding Golgi resident protein GCP60, producing the protein MAAADEEDVTALNERVEKLSVSAQPDDEPASKSENDTEDASARSLDCPEPRLWGFETRELYKLALNFYKEKEGKAVHLSYEDKLKLVAFTQQVTHGKCTAENALPLGVLDVIGRDRRLAWQNLGDISKEQAMEGFIVLLDKLCPLFRTVVEAQKRDFEEKQRLKQEEETKKLEEDRKLKELEEERKKQEEKRLREETHRRQIQDALNQQTYYQFKMYAEQQYPGNPEQQGVLIRQLQEQHYHQYMQQLHQDQKLIEDMEKEENEKNVESEDTTTCKSDEKEDANESMPLNDDDSDDMDDWPPITPADMWTRKGVEEFKQIIRREAGDAVIKVGHGETVTVRVPTHEDGTCLFWEFATDGYDIGFGVYFEWSKPETNQVSVHISESEDEEEDYEEEYEPQADVESGSVNGNPPPHEPQRRTVTPPISVIVPVYRRDSQEEIYAGSHQYPGEGVYLLKFDNSYSLWRSKTLYYRVYYTRQGFTQNNN; encoded by the exons ATGGCGGCTGCTGACGAGGAGGATGTCACCGCGCTCAACGAACGCGTGGAAAAGCTGAGCGTGTCCGCTCAGCCGGACGACGAGCCGGCCAGCAAGAGCGAGAACGACACCGAGGATGCCAGCGCGAGGAGCCTCGACTGCCCGGAGCCTCGACTCTGGGGCTTCGAGACGCGGGAGCTCTACAAGCTCGCGCTCAACTTCTACAAAG AGAAAGAAGGCAAGGCTGTCCATCTCTCTTACGAGGATAAATTGAAACTGGTGGCGTTCACGCAGCAAGTCACGCATGGAAAGTGCACAGCCGAGAATGCACTACCGCTGGGCGTTCTGGACGTGATCGGAAGAGACAGGCGTCTGGCATGGCAGAATCTAGGCGATATATCCAAGGAGCAAGCGATGGAAGGTTTCATAGTATTACTCGACAAGTTGTGTCCCCTGTTCAGAACCGTGGTCGAAGCGCAAAAGCGAGACTTCGAGGAGAAGCAGCGACTCAAGCAGGAGGAGGAGACCAAGAAGCTCGAGGAGGACAGGAAGCTTAAGGAActggaggaggagaggaagaagCAGGAGGAAAAAAGACTGAGAGAGGAGACCCACAGGAGACAGATCCAGGACGCTCTGAATCAGCAGACCTACTATCAGTTCAAAATGTACGCCGAGCAACAGTACCCGGGCAACCCGGAACAGCAGGGCGTTCTGATCCGGCAGTTGCAGGAGCAGCACTATCACCAGTACATGCAGCAACTGCACCAGGACCAGAAACTCATCGAGGACatggagaaggaagagaacgagaagaaCGTCGAGTCCGAGGATACCACGACGTGCAAAAGTGACGAGAAGGAGGACGCGAACGAGAGCATGCCCCTGAACGATGACGACTCCGACGATATGGACGATTGGCCGCCCATCACGCCCGCGGACATGTGGACGAGGAAGGGCGTGGAAGAGTTCAAGCAGATCATCAGGCGGGAGGCGGGCGATGCCGTCATCAAGGTCGGTCATGGCGAGACCGTCACCGTACGAGTGCCAACGCACGAGGACGGCACGTGCCTGTTCTGGGAATTCGCTACGGATGGCTACGACATCGGTTTCGGGGTCTATTTCGAGTGGTCGAAACCGGAGACGAATCAGGTGTCGGTGCACATAAGCGAGtccgaggacgaggaggaggattaCGAGGAGGAGTACGAGCCGCAGGCAGACGTGGAGAGCGGGTCGGTGAACGGCAACCCTCCACCGCACGAGCCGCAGCGCAGAACGGTTACACCACCTATAAGCGTCATAGTACCT GTATATAGGAGAGACTCGCAGGAGGAGATTTACGCCGGAAGTCATCAATATCCAGGCGAG GGGGTGTACCTTCTCAAGTTCGACAACTCGTACTCGCTCTGGCGAAGTAAGACGCTTTACTACCGAGTGTACTACACGCGGCAGGGATTCACGCAAAACAACAATTAG